In the uncultured Methanobacterium sp. genome, one interval contains:
- a CDS encoding glycosyltransferase: protein MPKIKVNMITSWDIKCGIADTTQLLVNYLNKYDDISVKVCPITRPESKNPFYFLGLLNKIKTNEITHIQYQPGLFGYFPVPHLNYNYIALVLFKLKFWKKNKIITTVHEIGTTTLIDGLILKILNLSDKIIVHDNSLIETLEENGFDSKKITKIPLGVHASNILDQQESKSLLGFPDKKIITIFGFVGENKGHDLVVDVMPRLDDDIILLVAGGARNQEQLKYYNFLKNKVKSMELEDRVIFLDFVKDEDIPKVSSATDLFIFPYIWIAASAALNQAITYRKPTLTSDLDYFKGIKNEFDCIELFENNNKEDLLNKITEILDNSDKRAYLTKQCGKYYEKSKWETVAQRTKDLYYEMLDI from the coding sequence ATGCCTAAAATTAAAGTCAATATGATTACCAGTTGGGATATTAAATGTGGAATTGCAGATACCACACAATTGTTAGTAAACTATCTGAATAAATATGATGATATTTCGGTGAAGGTATGTCCAATCACTCGACCAGAATCAAAAAATCCGTTTTATTTTCTGGGATTATTAAATAAAATAAAAACAAATGAAATTACTCATATCCAGTATCAACCTGGCCTTTTCGGATATTTCCCGGTTCCCCATTTAAACTATAATTATATTGCCTTAGTTCTGTTTAAACTGAAGTTTTGGAAAAAGAATAAAATCATTACCACAGTCCATGAAATTGGCACCACTACCCTTATTGATGGGTTAATTTTGAAAATTCTCAATTTATCCGATAAAATTATTGTGCACGATAATAGTTTAATTGAAACATTGGAAGAAAATGGATTTGACAGTAAAAAAATAACAAAAATTCCATTGGGTGTTCATGCATCTAACATTTTAGATCAACAGGAAAGTAAAAGTCTTTTAGGGTTTCCAGATAAAAAAATCATTACAATTTTTGGATTTGTTGGTGAAAATAAGGGTCATGATTTAGTTGTGGATGTTATGCCCCGCCTTGATGATGACATCATATTACTGGTTGCTGGTGGGGCCAGAAACCAGGAACAACTGAAGTATTATAATTTTTTAAAAAATAAAGTTAAATCCATGGAACTGGAAGATCGTGTGATTTTCCTTGACTTTGTCAAAGATGAGGATATCCCTAAAGTTTCAAGTGCTACTGATCTATTTATATTCCCTTACATTTGGATTGCTGCTTCTGCAGCTCTCAATCAAGCCATAACTTATAGAAAACCCACTTTAACTTCTGATCTGGATTACTTTAAAGGAATCAAAAATGAATTTGATTGTATTGAACTTTTTGAGAACAATAATAAAGAAGATTTATTAAACAAAATAACTGAGATCCTGGATAATTCTGATAAAAGAGCTTATTTAACCAAGCAATGTGGAAAATATTATGAAAAATCAAAGTGGGAGACAGTTGCACAGAGAACCAAGGATTTATATTATGAAATGTTAGATATTTAA
- a CDS encoding glycosyltransferase family 2 protein, protein MKISILINTLNEEKNIESCLESVKWADEIVIVDMYSDDKTVEIARNYTDKIFFYERMGYADPARQFALEKASCEWILVVDADEIVPLKLRDKLMEIMKKDMGDVIYVPHNNYFIGKQIFNIGWGPLDDFHPRFFKKKFVSFGDEIHEFFRINEDARSYSIDDPEAGFIHFSYIDFEHYIDKALNGYTSIEARNVFQGKKQRDELGNNVPKILFTLFRGFFDSYVRDKGYKDGFRGFCICALSNIYRLVVHMKVTLMEEYDSDDPRKEILAEYDNIKKNILLEYENEK, encoded by the coding sequence ATGAAAATATCGATTCTTATCAATACTTTAAATGAGGAAAAAAATATTGAAAGCTGTCTAGAGTCAGTTAAATGGGCTGATGAGATAGTTATTGTGGACATGTACAGTGATGATAAAACAGTTGAAATAGCCCGGAATTACACTGATAAAATATTCTTCTATGAAAGAATGGGTTACGCAGATCCTGCTCGCCAATTTGCATTGGAAAAAGCATCCTGTGAATGGATACTTGTGGTGGATGCTGATGAAATAGTTCCCCTAAAATTAAGGGATAAATTAATGGAAATAATGAAAAAAGATATGGGAGATGTTATTTACGTCCCCCATAACAACTATTTCATCGGTAAACAGATATTTAATATAGGATGGGGCCCCCTGGATGATTTCCATCCCCGATTTTTCAAGAAAAAATTTGTGAGTTTTGGTGATGAGATCCATGAATTCTTCAGAATAAATGAAGATGCCAGATCCTATTCCATTGATGATCCTGAAGCAGGATTCATCCATTTCAGTTACATTGACTTTGAACATTACATAGACAAAGCTCTCAATGGATATACCAGTATCGAGGCCAGAAATGTATTTCAAGGTAAAAAACAGAGGGATGAATTGGGCAATAATGTTCCTAAAATTTTATTCACCCTGTTTAGGGGTTTTTTTGATTCATACGTACGTGATAAGGGATATAAAGATGGATTTAGAGGATTTTGCATCTGTGCTCTTTCTAATATTTACCGGTTGGTAGTTCACATGAAGGTAACATTAATGGAAGAATATGATTCCGATGATCCCCGAAAGGAGATATTAGCAGAATATGATAACATAAAGAAAAATATTCTCCTTGAATATGAAAATGAGAAGTAA
- a CDS encoding flippase, translating into MNTAQKIVKNTSVLLISQVLSFLLAFFYTIYYANYLGAAGFGTLSAALALAGILTIFTDLGLSALTVREVARDKTLASKYIGNTTIIKLIFSGLTLLATFLIVQLFVHDHTSATVIYIITIALIFNVISGTFSAVFQAYEEMEYQSVATVLNSILMFAGVYIAIFYNSNIMAFAMVYLIINFIILLFNVVICLWKFVVPKFEIDFKFWKALIMEAYPLAIASIFALIAFKIDTIMLAFISGDVATGLYSAAYKLLEALMFIPSVYATALLPVFSKFHVSSQDSLKFSYYKSFKYLSMLGIPIAVGTTLLADQIILFIYRTGYTEATVILQILIWAIPIIFVSYVLGASITSINKQHETVRISFLCMVLNIVLNLLLIRKYGYIGAAVVTVITELSLFLFYFHLISKHVCKIKLREVLLKPIIASFIMALFIILVKTNLFVVIIIATLIYFAVLILLKSFSESDKEIFRQITGKYMNK; encoded by the coding sequence ATGAATACCGCTCAAAAAATAGTGAAAAATACAAGTGTGCTCTTGATATCCCAGGTATTAAGTTTCCTATTGGCATTTTTCTACACAATCTATTATGCAAATTATCTGGGAGCTGCAGGTTTTGGTACCCTTTCAGCAGCTTTGGCTTTAGCAGGAATATTAACCATTTTCACTGATCTGGGGTTGAGCGCACTAACAGTTCGTGAAGTTGCAAGGGATAAAACTCTTGCCAGTAAATATATCGGTAACACTACCATAATAAAGCTAATTTTCTCAGGATTAACATTACTGGCAACTTTCTTAATTGTACAGCTGTTTGTTCATGATCACACCTCAGCTACTGTAATATATATCATCACCATAGCCCTAATTTTCAATGTAATATCCGGAACATTCAGCGCAGTATTCCAGGCCTATGAAGAAATGGAATACCAATCAGTAGCAACAGTACTTAACAGTATTTTAATGTTTGCTGGGGTTTATATTGCCATTTTTTATAATTCAAACATCATGGCCTTTGCTATGGTCTATTTAATCATCAACTTTATTATTTTACTCTTCAACGTGGTGATTTGTCTCTGGAAATTTGTGGTTCCCAAGTTCGAGATTGATTTCAAATTCTGGAAAGCATTGATTATGGAAGCATATCCCCTGGCTATAGCCAGTATCTTTGCACTGATTGCATTTAAAATCGATACCATAATGCTCGCGTTTATATCTGGTGATGTTGCCACTGGGCTTTACAGTGCAGCCTATAAATTGTTAGAGGCTTTGATGTTCATCCCATCAGTTTATGCCACAGCGCTACTCCCTGTGTTTTCTAAATTCCATGTTTCATCCCAGGACTCCTTGAAATTTTCCTATTATAAATCTTTTAAATATTTGAGCATGTTGGGAATCCCCATAGCAGTTGGAACGACACTACTGGCTGATCAAATCATCTTATTCATTTATAGAACTGGATATACTGAAGCGACTGTAATACTCCAGATACTTATATGGGCCATACCTATAATCTTTGTAAGCTATGTTCTGGGAGCTTCCATTACATCCATAAACAAGCAACACGAAACTGTGAGAATAAGTTTTCTCTGCATGGTCTTAAACATTGTATTAAATCTTCTACTCATCCGTAAGTATGGTTATATAGGTGCGGCGGTAGTCACAGTAATTACCGAGCTATCTTTATTCCTGTTCTATTTCCACTTAATTTCCAAACATGTGTGCAAAATCAAACTGCGTGAAGTTCTACTGAAACCAATAATTGCCAGTTTCATCATGGCATTGTTCATAATACTGGTTAAAACTAACCTGTTTGTGGTAATAATAATAGCCACACTAATTTACTTCGCAGTTTTAATCCTCCTCAAATCATTTTCTGAGAGTGATAAAGAAATATTCCGGCAAATAACAGGTAAATATATGAATAAATAG